AATAATTTTTCCATTCTTATACACATGTTCTACAGTTATTTTTCCATCTTCAGAGTATTCTTTATAAGGGCCATCTAATTCTCCAGCTACATAATATCCATCTATGTATATTTCTCCACTTGGATAATATTCTTTGTATGCTCCTTCTAACTTACCATCTTTATAATTTTTATCCATTTTAACTTTTCCATCTGGATAGAATTTAATATCAGTTGTAGTTGTATGAGCATTAACATAAACTTTTAATTTTTTAACTTGTCCATTTGGGTAAAAACTTTCATATCTTCCTACCATTTCTCCATCAACTAAATTATAGGAAACATCCCTTGCACCATTTAATAAAAATGTTTCATATGTTCCGTGAAGATTTCCATTTTTATAGAATTTTCTAGTTTCTATTTGACCATTGGAATAATAGCATTTATATTCACCTTCTCTAATTCCGTTAACATAATTTTTTTCTTCCTTAACTTTACCATTTTTAAAGTTTTTTACCCATAAACCTTCTTTTTTGCCCTGTGCATTGTATTGATTATACATGTCAGACCGCCTCCTCTTATAG
The nucleotide sequence above comes from Fusobacterium sp. IOR10. Encoded proteins:
- a CDS encoding toxin-antitoxin system YwqK family antitoxin — translated: MYNQYNAQGKKEGLWVKNFKNGKVKEEKNYVNGIREGEYKCYYSNGQIETRKFYKNGNLHGTYETFLLNGARDVSYNLVDGEMVGRYESFYPNGQVKKLKVYVNAHTTTTDIKFYPDGKVKMDKNYKDGKLEGAYKEYYPSGEIYIDGYYVAGELDGPYKEYSEDGKITVEHVYKNGKIIE